caccagagggaggcgacgaatgggcgggcaaggagataagatgagagagggacaagaggATGGTAAATGGTGAAGGGGTCGGGGTCTGGGGGCATTGCCGGAAGTCTGAGAAATcgttgttcatgccattaggctggaggctacccaaaagatatataaggtgttgttcctccaatctaagtgtggcctcatcacgacagtggaggaggccatggatggacatatcggaatgggaatgggaagtggaattaaaatgggcggccactgggagatcctgcctgttCTGGCGGACCGagtgtagatgctcggtgaagccgTCTCTTAACAtacgtcgggtctcgccgatgtacaggaggccacactgggagcaccgaacacagtaaatgactcgaacagactcacaggtgaagtgtcgcctcacctggaaggactgtttggggccctggatagtagtgagggaggaggtgcaggggcaggtgtagcacttgttccgcttgcaagggtaagtgccaggagggagatcagtggggagggacgaatggagaaAGTGGGGGTAGGGAAcggtgtgtttggtggtgggatccagttggaggcgGCGGAGGTTggtagggtggtagatgaggacaacaGGAACCCTGTCCCtcgtagggtggcgggaggatgaggtaagagcAAACTTGAGTgaagtggaagagatgcggttgatggcggattttctcttgtccgccattccatcgtggctgatttattatccctctcagccccattgtcctgcttctccccgtaacctttaacaccctgactaatcaagaacctatcaacctccgatttaaatatacccaatgacttgggctccatcGCCGTCTTTGGCAATTAATTCTCCAGATTCAccatcccctggctaaagaaattcctcctcatctctggtctaaatggacgtccctctagtctgaggccatgttttctggtcctagacttctccaccatagaaaacatcctctgcacGTCCATACGATCCAGGCCTTTCTATAGccgataggtttcgatgagattcccccctcattcttctaagctcctgtcactacagtacaggcccagagctattaaTCGCACCTCATACGTTGAACGGAGTTTGCTTGTTCTGCAGGGATATGAACATGAAACTACAGACCGGACTGCCTCCGGGCATCTACTGCGACGTGATCTCCGGGCAGAAGGAGGGAGATCGCTGCACGGGACTGCAGGTCACCGTCGACTCCTGCGGCAGCGCTGTCTTCCAGATTAGTAACACGGCCGAAGACCCGATGGTCGCGATCCACGTCAGGGACAAACTGTAATGGTCCGTGATCAATAAAAGGGCAAGATGAGCAGTTCAGTGCGTCAGTTTCTCTCAGTTGGGAGCGTTTACACCTGAACTCGGTTCCGTCGCGACAACTCAGCCCCCTAACCTTCAAAGCTCTCACACCACAGTAGAGCTGTACTGGGGAACGGTACTGAAAGACGGTCGCCCTGTGGGACGGGTGGTACTGAAGGAGCCACCGTGGGAGGtttgaccataaggcataggagcagaattaggccattcagcccatcgagtgtcTCTGTCATtcgatcatggccgatttattatccctcaaccccattctcctgtcttatcGCCGTAACCTTTGATCCCCTACCTAATCAATGACCTGTCAaatttcgctttaaatatactcaattatCCAGccgccacagctgtctgtggcagtgagttccacggattcaccaccctctggctaaataaatcccTCCTCATCGGGACATCTTTCTCTTCTGACGAGTCCTCTGGCCTTCAACTCTCCCATTACTGAAAACGTGCTTCCTATGTCCTCTCTATCCAGGGCTTTCAATATtaggtgggtttcaatgagatccccttcattcttctaaactcccacgAATACGGGCCCGGAGCCATCcaatactcctcatatgtcagccaccccccaccccgccatcagatttctgaacggtcacGAACACTATCGCGTtaatttgttttgcactgtttatttatttcgcAATTCCTCACACTACACCGCTATACAACGGCTTTCATGACATGCGTcagtcataataaacctgattctgaatcggAGACAGAACCCCATCTCCTGCccccgtcccctcccctcccctcccgggCAGCCTCTTTCGATTTTGTGCATTGGGGCCTCCATACTAGACTGATGCAACccttcagaatgttctccacatcTGTCGAGATTTATAACATTCCTTCTTTAACATTTTGGTGACTTCTTGTCCCATTAGGGTTAGTAGCCGTTTATTCTCCAAATACAACAACCCCTAAaacctaacaacaggaattctgcagatgctggaaattcaagcaacacacatatagGATTTGCACCACCTTTTTAGTCGTACAATCGAGTTCCCTGCTCCAGAAACACCTCCCTAATGCCCAAAACCTCCTCTGACCCCTCAATTTGCTCTCCAACCTCTCAaatcctcctctctcactacctgccccttctgACGGCCAACTCCCTCTCCCCGCCTACGATTGGAGCTCCTGGGAAAGAGACGTCTGGCTCACAGCCAATGGCGAGCAAGGAAGGCGGGGCGTCGGGCCTGCAGCGCTGGTGATTGGTCGGAGTTGCGAACCACCGCGTGACGTGTGCTTATATGTAGCCCGCCCCGCCCCTTTCCTCCCCTTGGCAACCGGGGAAGCGGGCAGCGCAGTGGGCATCGCGGTGGGCAGCGCTATGAGCCGCACGCAGTCCGGGTAAGGCGAGCTCCGAGAGGCGGGGTGGGTGCGGAAAGAGGAAATGGAGAGGGAGGAGTGCGGTGGAGAAAATGTCCTGGAAAAAGAAACGGAAGGAGGTCATGGGGAGGATGGAGGGATGACAGGATGAGGTTCGAGGCTTTGAGCCGAGGAAGGAGGTTCAGACTCCATTTCTCTCTGTGAACGTAGCGCCAGATATCGGGGATCAGTCCTGCTGTCAGGGCTGAGAGAGTAGGAGGAGGCTCCTCAGTCCTCGCCATTCATAACTAATCTGCCCCAGGCCTCCTCCCCCTTTCTgtgccatcaaacattcctctccctcctctttaacctccccccacccccgtgatCCAGTCTCCATATCCTCTCTGGGGTGGAGGATTCCTGCCATCCACCTTCTGGGAGATGTCCCTgcacacctcagttttaaatttcCACCCTTTAAACCTGTAACTCTGTCCCCTCCTTCGGCCTTCCACTGGTCCCTGTCATGTCCCCGCATGGTCTGTTATGTTTCTGGAGGGTCACCCCTCACTGGGGTAGGGGTGTTGAGGAGCAGGGCGCGGAGGTGGAAGTGTGGGTTGGGCGGGTGGGAAGGACTGAGGAAGGGAAGGGCTGAGGGGGTATAAGGGAGAGTGCAAGGAATATGGGGCAGGTGGTGAGAGCGAGCGAGGACCAACTGACTGTTTTTGTGGACTCACGTGGGGACTGTACCTGGTGTGAGGAACTCACCTCTCCTGAGGGATGTTGTCATGGCAACTGGGTGTGCGTTGGGAGACTTTGGTTCCTGGGATGGTGTTGGTTGCCAGGTGGAGGGGAGTAAGGGTTCAGTTGACAGGAGGAAGGTCCTGTTGCTAGGCAGTGGTgggtgagggtggggagagggtttaTTCTCTCCACTGGTACAGGAGGGTTTCCTGCACAAGGGTTCAcaagctgaaactcctgcaccatACGTCAGTCAAAGGGATTCTTCCCCATGTTGTTCCGTGTCTGCTCGGAGTGAAGAGGGGTGTGGAAGATACTGGAAGCTTTTCCCCACATGGGGGCCCCAGATGTGTCTCCCCCTTCCCCTGAACTGAGAAGGGGTCTATCATTCACCTGGAGACTGTGGATTGAGATTCAGACGAGATGTATGTACACAAAtacataagacacaagagcagagtTGGgttgttcagcccatcaagtctgttccatcatggcttataCATTATCCCTCTCAGACTCATCCCACTGCcttacctctgacaccctgaccaatgaagacctTATCAGATATGCTCAATAACTTGTCCTCCActtctgtctgtggcaatgaattccacaaatccatcaccttctggcgaaagaaattcctcatccctgttctaaatggacatccctctgttctgaggatgtgccctgcGGTCCTAGATTCCCACCAACCCCCgccccctgccccctgcccccaTATAGGAaacacatccactccatctaggcctttcaatacttggtAGGTTTCATTGAGGAACCTTGTCGTTTTCCTAAACTCCAGAGATTTCAGACCCAAATGCTCTGCATACATCAACCATTTCATTGccaggattattcttgtgaacctcctctggacctttccCAATGCCAGCACCTCTTTTCTTACACGAGTGAGgcccaagtgaggtctgaccaatgccttttgaagcctcagcattacattcttacaGAGTCCAAGCCTCAGGGACCACTTGGCCTATCCCTCTTGTTCTGACACACAGCCAATGTGTGACCTCTGTGCCACTTCCCTGCACAAACCCCTCACCTTGTCTTTGCCACAATTACTGGACACCAATTGCCCTCCTGAGCGCACTCAGTCTGAGCCTGTAGGGTGGTGGAGGGCTGTAGATCCACTCTCCCACCCTGACCCTCTGCTGTGACTGTGTTCCTGGCAGTGCTGGCAGAAGGTATTAAAGATAAAAGggttgctttatttgtcacatgtacatcaaaacataaagtAAAATATGTCACTTGTGTCAGCGTCTAACACCAtcggaggatgtgctgggggcagtttgtgtacagttctggtcaccgaattataggaaagatgtcaacaaaattgagagagtacagagaaggtttactagcatagtacctgggtttcatctcctaagttacagagaaaggttgaagaagttgggtctttattctttggaacgtagaaggttgaggggggacttgatagaggtgtttaaaatgatgagggggattgatagagttgacgtggataggctttttccattgagagtgggggagattcaaacaagaggacatgagttgagagttaaagggcaaaagtttaggggtaacatgagggggaacttctttgctcggagagtggtagctgtgtggaacgagcttccagcagaagtggttgaggcaggttcgatgttgtcgtttaaagttaaattggatagatatgtggacaggaatggaatggagggttacgggctgagtgcaggtcagtgggactaggtgagagtaagagttcggcatggactagaagggccgaggtggcctgtttccgtgctgtaattgttatatggttatatagttatacGTGTTGCCAAGCTTCTGGcatcaacatggcatgcccacaactcacctgtacatctttgggatgtgggactaAACAGGAGCACCAGGAAGAAAGCCATGCAGTCGGGGgtggagtgtacaaactcctcacagacagtgaatGCCAACTGGTGATTGCTGGTGTGGtagagcattacactaactgtcTCGCTACTGGCCACCCCTCTCATAAAGGGCAGCGTGTCCTTCAAAATGGCGAACACTCTGGGCCGTAAGACggaggagcaaattaggccattcggcgcattgagtctgttctgccattacatgttggccgatttattatccctctcaaccccattctcctgccttctccccgtaacttttgatatATTGAATAACGAAGACCCTGTCCAGCTCCACCTTAAACACAATATGGGACctccgcagctgtctgtggcaaaacattctgtagattcaccaccctctggctaaagaaattcctcctcatctctgttctaaagggatgtccttgtatttggagggtgttccctctggtcctcagCTCacccactatcagaaacatcctctctgtgcCCAGTCTATTTCGGTTTTTCAATATGCGACAGGTTTAGCTGGTGTTGGAGAAGGCTGTGCACCAAGGACTTCCTCCAGAGTAAGGGAGGGAGAGATTTATGGAGGGTCAGACGGCATGGCAACATGGTAATGCTACACCCTGTCATCTCTGGCCTGGTCTCCTAGCGACGAGATATTGTCACGGCAGCGCTGCAGATGATTAATTCCGGCTGCCTCATCAGGTGTCTGTATGGCAGGCTGCATGCACTGGTGGCTTGTAGCCACGCCACCAGTCTTGCCTAAGCCTCCGCAGATGTGGGGACACGGTTGCTAATGGCCTTGGTTAGTACTGGGCATTGCAGGCAGTTAGAGACCAGTTGTAGAGTCGGCAATGCAGAaccaggctattcagcccatcccTTTCATACTGGCAGCCTTCCACTCCCTTTACCAGCAGTCTGGGTCTGGCTGTACCCAAGCCTCTCCACTGAGTTTGGCTGTGaccaccctctctcccaccctaTAAAATTATTAATGCTCGCCTGGTAACCCA
The Mobula birostris isolate sMobBir1 unplaced genomic scaffold, sMobBir1.hap1 scaffold_798, whole genome shotgun sequence genome window above contains:
- the LOC140193748 gene encoding pancreatic alpha-amylase-like; amino-acid sequence: MAIFRNVVGQNPLTNWWDNGSNQIAFGRGAQGFIAMNNDDWDMNMKLQTGLPPGIYCDVISGQKEGDRCTGLQVTVDSCGSAVFQISNTAEDPMVAIHVRDKL